A stretch of Clostridia bacterium DNA encodes these proteins:
- a CDS encoding ATP--guanido phosphotransferase has product MLTQYSDTKTMQLEESVVSSRVRLARNISGYPFPGRMNQEQKSKLLEEIKTQIGEAEFIKAAGKLAWIDLNAVDKRTKSLLLEKHLISPHLFALPKNRAVMTGLDERISVMVNEEDHLRIQGFSSGYDLEGAYVIAKNVDQAFENVVEYAFDTKKGYLTSCPTNLGTGLRASVMLFLPALALDKQLAEESERLSCKGYTLRGFYGEGTKSQGAVFQLSNQVTLGIGEEEILTQLENTVTKLIETDWQLMEDWSPNERFARENHIWKSYGLARYAKGLNLVEAVEIASDLRLARRMGLDLPLNRKINDFNKIVYQIQTAHISSDSEEDRKERLMRRALLVRKALLVDD; this is encoded by the coding sequence ATGTTGACCCAGTATAGTGATACGAAAACGATGCAACTAGAGGAATCGGTAGTATCCAGCAGGGTAAGACTTGCGCGCAATATTTCGGGGTACCCTTTCCCAGGACGCATGAATCAAGAACAGAAAAGTAAGTTGTTAGAAGAAATAAAAACCCAAATTGGAGAAGCAGAATTTATAAAAGCAGCAGGGAAACTTGCTTGGATAGACTTAAATGCTGTAGATAAGCGAACTAAATCTTTGCTTTTGGAAAAACACCTTATTAGCCCACATTTATTTGCTTTGCCGAAGAACCGGGCAGTTATGACCGGCTTGGATGAACGCATATCGGTGATGGTAAACGAAGAAGACCATCTGAGAATTCAGGGCTTTTCAAGTGGATATGATTTAGAGGGGGCTTATGTTATTGCCAAGAATGTAGACCAAGCCTTTGAAAATGTTGTGGAGTATGCATTCGATACGAAGAAGGGTTATTTAACGAGTTGCCCAACCAACTTGGGTACCGGGCTTAGAGCTTCTGTGATGCTTTTTTTGCCTGCCCTAGCTCTAGATAAACAGTTGGCGGAGGAAAGTGAGCGCCTATCGTGCAAAGGGTATACTTTGCGAGGATTTTATGGTGAGGGAACCAAGAGCCAAGGCGCTGTTTTTCAGTTAAGCAATCAAGTAACCTTGGGCATTGGTGAGGAAGAAATACTGACCCAACTGGAGAATACAGTAACAAAGTTGATAGAAACAGATTGGCAGCTTATGGAGGATTGGAGTCCGAATGAACGCTTTGCGAGGGAAAACCATATTTGGAAATCGTATGGCTTGGCTCGTTATGCCAAGGGATTGAATCTGGTAGAAGCAGTCGAAATTGCTAGCGATTTACGCTTGGCCCGGAGAATGGGTCTTGACCTGCCCTTAAATAGAAAGATCAACGATTTCAATAAAATAGTCTATCAAATTCAAACGGCCCATATCAGCTCGGATTCTGAGGAGGACCGTAAGGAGCGCCTTATGAGAAGAGCGCTACTAGTTCGCAAGGCTTTATTAGTGGACGATTAG
- a CDS encoding 1-acyl-sn-glycerol-3-phosphate acyltransferase, translated as MTLHYKIAIHILYYYMKIFRRMEIRGLENIPDQGAVIFASNHISMLDPFVMGAAARNKSIAIMGKKELFFFPLGQILGAFGVFPIDRKGNATSAIRTAIKVLNDGLSMGIFPEGTRNQSNAPLLPAKRGIELIAKKTGRPVIPVAITGSRGFFSKLRIQFGKPINIKETDDLVGQTMGSIESMLMELSPALRRP; from the coding sequence ATGACACTACACTATAAAATTGCAATCCATATACTTTATTACTATATGAAAATCTTTCGTCGCATGGAAATTCGTGGTCTTGAAAACATCCCTGATCAAGGGGCTGTCATCTTCGCTTCCAACCACATTAGTATGCTTGATCCTTTCGTAATGGGTGCGGCAGCCAGAAATAAGTCGATTGCCATCATGGGTAAAAAAGAACTATTCTTTTTTCCCCTTGGACAAATATTAGGAGCCTTTGGTGTTTTTCCCATAGATAGAAAAGGAAATGCAACTAGTGCCATACGAACCGCTATTAAAGTTTTAAATGATGGTCTTTCTATGGGCATCTTTCCTGAAGGTACCCGGAACCAATCCAACGCACCGCTATTGCCAGCAAAGCGTGGCATAGAACTAATTGCAAAGAAAACGGGGCGTCCAGTCATTCCAGTGGCCATCACTGGCTCGCGAGGTTTTTTCTCGAAACTGCGCATTCAATTTGGAAAACCCATCAATATTAAAGAAACTGACGATTTAGTAGGTCAGACCATGGGTTCCATAGAATCAATGCTTATGGAGCTCAGTCCTGCCCTCCGTCGACCCTAA
- the greA gene encoding transcription elongation factor GreA, translated as MDNKQVLLTAEGLKKYEEELAYYENVKRHDVAERIKVAISFGDISENSEYEDAKNEQAFIEGKIQELKKKLSNVKIIEENVGEDKVSIGTKVLLEDLELNEQVEYTIVGSMEADPSMNKISNESPVGKAVLGNKSGMIVKVPTPEGDLEYKIIGVMH; from the coding sequence ATGGATAACAAACAGGTGTTGCTTACGGCGGAAGGTTTAAAAAAGTATGAAGAAGAACTGGCATACTATGAGAACGTAAAACGTCATGACGTGGCCGAAAGAATCAAGGTAGCCATCAGTTTTGGAGACATTAGCGAAAACTCGGAATACGAGGATGCTAAGAATGAGCAGGCGTTCATTGAGGGTAAGATTCAAGAACTTAAAAAGAAGCTATCCAATGTGAAAATCATTGAGGAAAATGTAGGCGAAGACAAGGTAAGCATAGGAACCAAAGTGCTATTGGAAGACCTTGAACTAAACGAACAAGTGGAGTACACCATAGTAGGTTCCATGGAAGCGGACCCAAGTATGAACAAAATATCCAATGAATCACCGGTGGGTAAAGCTGTACTGGGCAATAAGAGTGGTATGATTGTCAAAGTTCCTACACCTGAAGGCGACTTGGAATACAAAATAATAGGTGTGATGCATTAA
- a CDS encoding aminopeptidase, whose translation MIMNEEKSSKVVFMECMNLKPDETVVIVVDQGTREIGQSFHDYAKNIATESILVEMDERENNGQEPPKAIANLMCTADVLILATSKSLSHTVARFEANKCGARVASMPGITKDMVERTLTKSYTKIHELGAAFKEILDSGSEVQLVSPAGTDLTFSILGRKAANDDGMIRTAGSFGNLPAGEAYIAPVEGSAEGTLVLDASMSGIGLLEKPLQIEIKDGLAVQAKGDGARWLENIFSSYGEGARNVAELGIGTNPYATITGAVLEDEKVLGTVHIALGDNSTFGGTVQADSHLDGIITNPTLIIDGLVVIKDGEPVFE comes from the coding sequence ATGATCATGAATGAAGAAAAGAGCAGTAAAGTGGTTTTTATGGAATGTATGAATCTTAAGCCTGACGAGACTGTGGTCATAGTGGTAGACCAAGGTACGCGTGAAATAGGTCAGTCTTTCCATGATTATGCTAAGAATATTGCCACGGAAAGTATTTTGGTGGAAATGGATGAAAGAGAAAATAATGGACAAGAGCCACCCAAAGCCATTGCTAACCTGATGTGCACTGCGGATGTACTGATTCTTGCAACTAGTAAATCCCTGTCACATACTGTAGCCAGATTTGAGGCCAACAAGTGCGGGGCGCGCGTAGCCAGTATGCCGGGTATTACCAAGGATATGGTTGAGCGTACTTTAACGAAGTCCTATACAAAAATTCATGAATTGGGAGCGGCGTTTAAGGAAATTTTGGATTCGGGTAGTGAAGTGCAACTAGTAAGCCCTGCAGGAACTGACCTTACCTTTTCCATTCTTGGTCGAAAAGCAGCCAATGATGATGGGATGATTAGGACGGCAGGATCCTTTGGGAACCTACCCGCTGGTGAAGCGTACATAGCACCAGTAGAAGGAAGTGCGGAAGGGACTTTGGTCCTTGATGCTTCTATGTCGGGAATAGGGCTCCTTGAAAAACCATTACAAATTGAGATTAAAGACGGCTTGGCTGTACAGGCTAAGGGAGATGGGGCAAGATGGCTTGAGAATATCTTTTCTTCCTATGGTGAGGGAGCTAGAAATGTGGCCGAGCTAGGAATAGGAACCAACCCCTATGCCACCATCACAGGTGCAGTGCTCGAGGACGAAAAAGTTTTGGGCACAGTGCATATCGCGTTAGGCGATAATTCTACCTTTGGGGGCACCGTTCAAGCAGACTCTCATTTGGATGGCATCATAACGAATCCCACATTGATTATTGACGGCCTTGTTGTCATTAAAGACGGCGAGCCTGTATTTGAATAA
- a CDS encoding glucose 1-dehydrogenase, with translation MKKKVALVTGGSRGIGRAIVERLAQEGMMVAFTYRDDIMAASELLEQYPLWAMKTDANDEGSPRDTVSAILERFGQIDVLVNNCGISVQGPFDAVDFQCYEQLIQVNLMSAMRYTYLVIPQMIQSKSGSIVNISSIWGEKGASCESVYSASKAGLESFSKSLAKELGPSSIRVNAISPGVIDTDMNAVYDSEERNILKEAIPLGRFGRPEEIANVVWFLCSDESSFITGENIRVDGGQD, from the coding sequence ATGAAAAAGAAGGTGGCATTGGTAACAGGTGGCAGTAGAGGGATTGGACGTGCCATAGTAGAGCGTTTGGCGCAAGAAGGAATGATGGTAGCCTTCACCTATCGTGATGATATTATGGCTGCTTCGGAGCTTTTAGAACAATATCCTCTTTGGGCAATGAAGACGGACGCGAATGATGAAGGGTCGCCTAGGGATACAGTGTCTGCCATCCTTGAGCGATTTGGACAGATTGATGTACTGGTTAACAATTGTGGAATTTCTGTGCAAGGACCGTTTGATGCAGTGGATTTCCAATGCTATGAGCAGTTGATACAGGTTAATTTGATGAGCGCTATGCGCTACACCTACCTCGTAATTCCACAAATGATTCAATCTAAAAGTGGAAGTATCGTTAATATATCATCTATTTGGGGAGAAAAAGGAGCATCTTGCGAGAGTGTTTATAGCGCGAGCAAGGCCGGGTTGGAAAGTTTTTCCAAATCCTTAGCCAAGGAGTTGGGGCCGAGCAGCATTCGTGTTAATGCGATTTCTCCTGGGGTTATTGATACGGATATGAATGCCGTATATGATTCAGAAGAACGCAACATATTGAAAGAGGCGATCCCCCTGGGCCGTTTCGGTAGACCAGAGGAAATCGCCAACGTGGTATGGTTTCTATGTTCGGATGAATCATCTTTTATTACAGGAGAAAATATTAGGGTCGACGGAGGGCAGGACTGA
- a CDS encoding UvrB/UvrC motif-containing protein, with amino-acid sequence MLCSRCKKREATVHIVRMSDNKKSQMDLCPVCAEQYYKRMKDKMVFSQDGSTLLKAILANPQDFGIMFNGGVDDKRCPVCGTSGKMIRKTGLAGCPECYHVFEAELQPIIDKVQKANEHCGYVPKGMLATLEKKKTLQDLQQEISELIEKEQYEEAAVVRDKIRALEDNHVDPV; translated from the coding sequence ATGCTGTGTAGCAGATGTAAGAAAAGAGAAGCAACCGTACACATTGTACGAATGAGTGATAATAAGAAGTCGCAAATGGATTTGTGTCCAGTATGTGCTGAGCAATACTATAAGAGGATGAAAGACAAGATGGTGTTTAGCCAAGATGGTAGCACTTTATTAAAAGCAATTTTGGCGAATCCGCAAGATTTTGGCATCATGTTTAACGGTGGTGTTGATGATAAACGGTGCCCGGTTTGTGGAACGTCTGGAAAAATGATTCGTAAAACAGGACTAGCAGGCTGTCCAGAATGTTACCATGTGTTTGAAGCAGAATTACAGCCAATTATCGATAAGGTGCAGAAGGCCAACGAACACTGTGGTTACGTTCCCAAGGGAATGCTGGCGACCCTAGAGAAGAAAAAAACATTGCAAGATTTGCAACAAGAAATTTCAGAGTTGATTGAAAAGGAACAATATGAAGAGGCGGCCGTTGTAAGAGACAAGATACGTGCCTTGGAGGATAACCATGTTGACCCAGTATAG
- a CDS encoding MBL fold metallo-hydrolase, whose translation MLRYVTLISGSTGNVSYIENEKDAVLLDGGISFKQLKLLSEGMGISLHKVRGILLTHEHGDHSKGVGVINRKLKIPIFTTFGTWNKVRDRVGKVPEEFVRLHRAGDDFDLASLHIETFALSHDALEPCGYMVGDGEKKVAFVTDTGIVEEPLRSRLKQCAGLVLEANHDVNMLKTGPYPYSLKKRILGDQGHLSNLDCKDLLLEVLGEDTRAVTLAHLSAENNRPSIARSCIEQALIHRKDVSLCIAHRYRSTDWIEL comes from the coding sequence ATGCTGCGTTATGTTACGCTGATAAGTGGTAGCACTGGAAATGTTTCATATATTGAGAACGAGAAGGATGCCGTACTCTTAGATGGAGGGATATCATTCAAGCAATTGAAACTTCTGTCGGAGGGGATGGGTATATCCTTACATAAGGTTCGGGGCATACTGCTGACCCATGAACACGGGGACCATAGTAAGGGTGTCGGCGTTATTAACCGTAAGCTTAAAATACCAATCTTTACCACCTTTGGTACATGGAATAAGGTGCGCGACCGAGTTGGAAAAGTACCGGAAGAATTTGTTCGGCTGCACCGTGCTGGGGATGATTTTGATTTAGCATCGTTACATATCGAAACCTTCGCCTTATCGCACGACGCCTTGGAACCCTGCGGCTATATGGTGGGAGATGGCGAAAAGAAGGTAGCGTTTGTAACAGATACAGGTATAGTAGAAGAACCGCTACGTTCTCGTTTAAAGCAGTGTGCTGGATTGGTACTAGAAGCCAATCATGATGTAAATATGTTAAAGACGGGCCCATATCCCTATTCGTTAAAGAAACGTATATTGGGCGATCAAGGCCACCTGTCCAACCTAGATTGCAAGGACTTACTATTGGAAGTTTTGGGTGAGGATACTCGTGCTGTTACTTTGGCACATTTGAGTGCGGAAAACAATAGGCCGTCAATCGCAAGGTCATGCATCGAGCAGGCTTTAATCCACCGAAAAGATGTGTCTTTGTGCATCGCACATCGATACAGGTCAACGGATTGGATAGAGCTATAG
- a CDS encoding CtsR family transcriptional regulator has protein sequence MGSKAEAIEQYLLKIIALSENQTVELRRAELSSYFCCVPSQINYVLKTRFTTSQGYVVESRRGGGGYLRIVKVPLEQEDDLIKMLADGNKQNLSEQEAKGLIARLVEDEFYSKTEGRLMLGVLTGATLDRAKEQKDALRMDLMRAMVLAKLREK, from the coding sequence ATGGGTAGCAAGGCTGAAGCGATAGAACAATATCTATTAAAAATCATAGCACTAAGCGAAAACCAAACAGTGGAGCTTAGAAGGGCAGAATTGTCTTCATACTTTTGTTGCGTACCTTCGCAGATAAACTATGTATTGAAAACACGTTTTACTACTTCACAAGGCTATGTGGTGGAGAGCCGCCGCGGAGGCGGGGGATACTTAAGAATTGTCAAAGTGCCTCTTGAGCAGGAAGATGATTTAATCAAAATGTTAGCCGATGGAAACAAGCAGAATCTAAGTGAACAGGAAGCGAAAGGCTTAATTGCTCGGCTCGTTGAAGATGAATTTTACAGCAAAACAGAGGGAAGACTGATGTTGGGTGTTTTAACTGGCGCAACGTTGGATAGAGCGAAAGAACAAAAAGATGCGTTACGCATGGACTTGATGCGGGCCATGGTGCTTGCAAAACTGAGAGAGAAGTAG
- the trxB gene encoding thioredoxin-disulfide reductase: protein MEMKCDLAIIGAGPAGLTAAIYGARAGLNVKLIEMGAPGGQLVNTDWIENYPGFPEGLSGPELMAKFTMQATNFNEVEYISASVSGISRGKNSLLLATSSEEIEASAVIIATGAMPRKLGVEGENEFVGAGVSYCGTCDGAFFRDREIAVIGGGDTALEEAVFLTKFASKVTLIHRRDAFRGAKILQDRVKANDKIEILYSETVERILGNSKVEEVELKNVKSGEVHRLKVDGVFVFVGTSPNTDFLKDSDVTLDERGQVKANSMLETTMDGVFVAGDARQTTLRQVSTAVGDAALATINASKYIEGL, encoded by the coding sequence ATGGAGATGAAATGTGATTTAGCAATTATCGGAGCGGGCCCAGCGGGACTAACCGCAGCCATTTATGGAGCAAGAGCAGGACTTAATGTCAAGTTAATAGAGATGGGTGCCCCGGGAGGTCAGTTGGTTAATACGGACTGGATTGAGAACTATCCTGGATTTCCGGAAGGACTATCTGGACCGGAACTTATGGCTAAGTTCACTATGCAGGCAACAAATTTTAATGAAGTAGAATATATTTCTGCCAGTGTTTCCGGGATTAGTAGAGGAAAAAACAGTTTACTTCTTGCTACGTCTAGTGAAGAAATCGAGGCTAGTGCGGTAATTATTGCTACGGGTGCTATGCCTAGGAAACTAGGAGTAGAAGGTGAAAACGAGTTTGTCGGTGCAGGTGTTTCTTATTGCGGTACTTGCGATGGAGCATTTTTCCGAGACCGTGAAATAGCCGTAATAGGTGGTGGGGATACAGCTTTGGAAGAAGCCGTATTCTTGACCAAATTTGCGAGTAAGGTAACCTTAATCCATAGAAGAGATGCCTTCCGGGGTGCCAAGATTCTTCAGGACCGGGTAAAAGCCAATGATAAAATTGAGATCCTATACAGTGAGACCGTAGAGCGTATACTAGGCAATTCAAAGGTAGAAGAAGTAGAATTGAAAAATGTAAAAAGTGGTGAGGTGCACCGTCTAAAGGTGGATGGGGTATTTGTCTTTGTGGGTACGTCACCCAATACAGACTTTCTTAAGGATAGTGATGTGACTTTAGACGAAAGAGGACAAGTTAAAGCAAACAGCATGCTTGAAACCACGATGGACGGTGTCTTTGTTGCTGGAGATGCTCGTCAAACAACCTTACGTCAAGTTTCGACTGCCGTTGGCGATGCGGCTCTCGCTACCATTAACGCTTCGAAGTATATCGAGGGATTATAG
- the lysS gene encoding lysine--tRNA ligase — translation MEVEEKLEESNIEELNELMQVRREKLAQLYEEGIDPFGQKFEISHKSQEVMDDFDALEGKTVSLAGRIMAKRGHGKASFANIQDLAGRIQIYVRLDRVGENNYALFNKLDIGDIIGLTGEVFKTQRGEISVKADSVTLLSKSLRPLPEKFHGLKDVELRYRQRYVDLIMNPEVKDAFIVRSRVIKAIRDFLDGRDFLEVETPILHPIPGGAAAKPFVTHHNALDMRLYNRISLELHLKRLLVGGLERVYEMGRVFRNEGISTRHNPEFTLLELYQAYANVEDMMEITESMVEYACETVLGTKRVQYGENQLDFTAPWNRMTMIEAVKKYTGVDFESVEGDEAARKIADSLDIHVEKDASWGIVLNEVFEEKVESELIQPTIIYDYPLEISPLAKKIPGREHMVYRFEAFVAARELANAFTELNDPLDQRERFLQQVEAKAKGDEEAHPMDEDYIQALEYGMPPAGGMGIGIDRLIMLLTDAASIRDVLLYPTMREK, via the coding sequence ATGGAAGTTGAAGAAAAGTTAGAAGAAAGCAATATAGAAGAATTAAATGAACTGATGCAGGTTCGTCGTGAAAAATTGGCGCAGTTATACGAAGAAGGAATAGATCCATTTGGACAAAAGTTCGAAATCAGCCATAAATCACAAGAAGTTATGGATGACTTTGATGCACTAGAAGGTAAGACGGTATCCTTGGCTGGACGCATTATGGCCAAGCGGGGACATGGAAAGGCTTCTTTTGCCAATATCCAAGACCTTGCCGGAAGAATTCAAATTTATGTGAGATTAGACCGAGTGGGCGAAAACAACTATGCCCTGTTTAATAAGCTAGATATCGGTGATATTATTGGCTTAACTGGTGAAGTGTTTAAGACACAAAGAGGAGAAATCTCTGTAAAGGCAGACTCCGTGACCTTGCTAAGCAAATCGTTGCGCCCACTGCCTGAGAAGTTCCATGGATTAAAAGATGTGGAATTACGTTATCGTCAACGGTATGTTGATTTAATTATGAATCCTGAAGTGAAAGATGCTTTTATCGTGCGAAGTCGTGTGATAAAGGCCATTCGTGACTTTTTGGATGGACGTGATTTCCTTGAAGTGGAAACCCCCATTTTGCACCCAATCCCTGGTGGCGCAGCGGCTAAACCGTTCGTAACCCACCACAATGCCTTGGATATGCGGCTATATAACCGAATCTCTTTGGAACTACATTTAAAACGGTTGCTGGTTGGCGGGCTAGAACGTGTATATGAAATGGGACGTGTTTTCCGTAATGAAGGTATTTCAACCCGTCATAATCCAGAGTTTACGCTCTTGGAGCTGTACCAGGCTTATGCAAATGTAGAGGACATGATGGAAATCACAGAAAGCATGGTTGAATATGCTTGTGAAACTGTCTTGGGTACTAAACGTGTTCAATATGGGGAAAACCAACTTGACTTTACCGCACCGTGGAATCGTATGACCATGATTGAAGCTGTCAAAAAATATACAGGTGTTGATTTTGAAAGCGTCGAAGGTGATGAGGCTGCAAGAAAAATTGCTGATTCACTGGATATCCATGTGGAAAAGGATGCTTCTTGGGGCATTGTGCTCAATGAGGTTTTTGAAGAAAAGGTTGAGAGTGAATTGATTCAGCCGACAATCATTTATGATTATCCACTGGAAATTTCACCTTTGGCTAAAAAAATACCTGGTCGCGAACACATGGTATACCGGTTTGAAGCTTTTGTGGCAGCAAGAGAATTGGCCAATGCTTTTACGGAGCTTAATGATCCTTTGGATCAGAGGGAACGTTTCTTGCAACAAGTTGAGGCGAAAGCAAAGGGTGATGAAGAAGCTCATCCCATGGATGAAGACTATATTCAAGCCTTGGAATACGGAATGCCACCTGCCGGGGGCATGGGAATTGGGATTGACCGTTTGATTATGTTGCTTACGGACGCAGCTTCCATTCGGGACGTACTTCTGTATCCGACTATGAGAGAAAAATAA
- a CDS encoding ATP-dependent Clp protease ATP-binding subunit, whose protein sequence is MEMERYTEATKRVLLNARREAQALGHNYIGTEHLLLGLLHEEKGFGSDALRSAGIELVSLREEVVRLTGKAEPIKGEIGYTPRSKMIVQRANVLRSMLGEKFIYPYHILGAILEEGEGLAAQILSNHDFYMEDLQKVFQESTENQQETEHEKGEAAKEVKALEKYTRDLTLMAKENQLDPVIGRDKELDRIIQILSRRTKNNPVVVGEPGVGKTALAEGMALRIAEKKVPELLLDKRILMLDLPGMIAGSKFRGEFEERFEAILKEVREAGNIILFIDELHTLIGAGAAEGAVDAANILKPVLARGEMQCIGATTLDEYRKYIEKDGALERRFQPVRIEEPSVKESILILQGLKDRYEAHHKIRISDGAIRAAAELSHRYLTDRFLPDKAIDVLDESAARVKLTKYQVPDELPVLEEELEDLAEKKSKAITEQDFEEAARLRDTQKEVQTKVEALRKDYSQNKAQTDIILNEEEIAITIAGWTGIPLSKIGESEMEKLANLEDNLHKRVIGQDTGVTAVAKAVRRARAGLKNTNRPVGSFIFLGPTGVGKTELAKALAAELFGEEDALIRFDMSEYMEKHTVSKLIGAPPGYVGYDEAGQLTEAVRRKPYSVILFDEIEKAHPDVFNLFLQVLEDGRLTDSTGRKVDFRNTVLIMTSNVGAATLRREKTVGFVTDSNQKQKSNKEKLLAELKKAFKPEFLNRIDEIVVFDYLNKEDSRKILGLMLLDIQKRLDEKKINIRLSPEMEEHLVEKGFDQEYGARPLRRLLQSEIEDILADGILDNKISSGDKLVINYLDGKVKIQQEKVSMS, encoded by the coding sequence ATAGAAATGGAAAGATATACTGAAGCGACTAAACGCGTTTTACTGAATGCTAGAAGAGAGGCGCAGGCGCTAGGGCATAATTATATAGGAACGGAGCACCTCTTGCTGGGTTTGTTGCACGAGGAAAAAGGATTTGGCAGTGACGCTTTACGTAGTGCTGGCATTGAACTCGTCTCACTGCGTGAGGAAGTTGTGCGCTTAACTGGAAAAGCAGAACCCATTAAGGGGGAAATAGGCTATACTCCACGGAGCAAAATGATTGTTCAAAGAGCCAACGTGCTTAGAAGTATGTTAGGGGAAAAGTTTATTTATCCATACCATATATTGGGAGCAATTCTAGAAGAAGGCGAAGGGCTAGCAGCCCAAATCTTATCAAATCATGATTTCTATATGGAAGATTTGCAAAAAGTTTTTCAGGAGTCTACTGAGAACCAACAAGAAACCGAACATGAAAAGGGTGAAGCAGCCAAGGAAGTGAAAGCCTTGGAGAAATATACTAGAGATTTGACCTTAATGGCCAAGGAGAACCAGCTTGATCCAGTTATTGGACGTGATAAGGAGTTGGACAGAATTATTCAGATTCTGTCAAGGCGTACCAAGAACAATCCAGTAGTTGTCGGAGAGCCTGGTGTGGGCAAAACAGCGTTGGCTGAAGGAATGGCCTTACGGATTGCCGAAAAGAAGGTCCCGGAGTTATTGCTCGATAAACGCATTTTGATGCTTGATCTGCCGGGCATGATTGCAGGTTCAAAATTTAGAGGAGAGTTCGAAGAACGTTTTGAGGCAATCTTAAAGGAAGTTCGAGAAGCTGGGAATATTATCTTATTCATCGATGAATTGCATACTTTGATTGGAGCTGGTGCAGCCGAAGGAGCAGTCGATGCGGCCAATATTTTGAAGCCAGTTTTAGCGCGTGGCGAGATGCAATGCATCGGTGCGACCACCCTGGATGAATACCGAAAATATATTGAAAAGGATGGCGCACTAGAACGGCGTTTTCAGCCTGTACGTATAGAAGAGCCTTCGGTAAAAGAAAGCATATTGATCTTACAAGGGCTGAAGGACCGCTATGAGGCCCACCATAAGATTCGCATATCTGATGGGGCCATTCGAGCAGCAGCTGAATTGTCACATCGGTACCTAACGGACCGCTTTTTACCGGATAAGGCGATTGATGTGCTTGATGAATCTGCTGCTAGGGTTAAGCTGACCAAGTACCAAGTTCCGGATGAGTTGCCTGTTTTGGAAGAGGAATTGGAAGATCTGGCAGAAAAGAAATCCAAGGCGATTACAGAGCAGGACTTTGAGGAAGCTGCTAGACTGCGGGATACTCAGAAAGAAGTCCAAACGAAAGTAGAAGCCCTAAGAAAAGACTATAGTCAAAATAAAGCCCAGACCGATATCATATTGAATGAAGAAGAAATTGCCATTACCATTGCTGGTTGGACCGGAATTCCCTTATCTAAGATAGGGGAGTCGGAGATGGAAAAACTTGCTAATTTAGAGGACAACCTGCATAAACGGGTAATTGGACAAGATACAGGTGTAACAGCAGTGGCCAAGGCAGTTCGCAGAGCTCGTGCTGGTTTGAAAAATACCAATCGTCCAGTGGGATCTTTTATATTTTTAGGTCCGACCGGTGTTGGGAAAACGGAACTAGCAAAGGCGCTGGCGGCAGAATTATTTGGCGAGGAGGATGCTTTGATTCGCTTTGATATGTCAGAGTATATGGAGAAGCATACCGTGAGCAAGTTAATTGGTGCACCTCCAGGATATGTGGGATATGATGAAGCGGGACAACTAACCGAAGCAGTGCGCCGTAAGCCCTATAGTGTAATTTTATTTGATGAAATCGAAAAAGCGCATCCGGATGTATTTAATCTATTTTTGCAGGTATTGGAGGATGGTCGTTTGACCGATTCTACTGGTCGGAAAGTAGATTTTAGAAATACTGTATTGATTATGACTTCGAATGTTGGCGCAGCCACCTTGCGTAGGGAGAAAACAGTTGGTTTTGTGACAGACTCCAACCAAAAGCAGAAGAGCAACAAGGAAAAACTGCTTGCTGAATTAAAGAAAGCCTTCAAACCGGAGTTTTTGAATCGTATTGATGAAATTGTTGTCTTCGATTACCTAAATAAAGAAGATTCACGAAAAATACTCGGTTTAATGTTGTTGGATATCCAGAAACGCTTGGACGAAAAGAAAATTAATATTCGTCTTTCGCCGGAAATGGAGGAACACTTGGTTGAAAAAGGATTCGACCAAGAATATGGAGCTAGACCATTGCGCCGTTTGCTTCAAAGCGAAATTGAGGACATTCTGGCGGATGGTATCCTAGATAATAAAATTTCTTCAGGTGACAAATTAGTCATTAATTACTTGGATGGTAAGGTGAAGATTCAACAGGAAAAGGTTTCTATGAGTTGA